In one window of Poriferisphaera corsica DNA:
- a CDS encoding glycosyltransferase family 4 protein codes for MKILYVSTVYPPDNGWGGIGTYAYHIAQGMHRLGHDVYVLCGVVDEPYRQTIDGVTVARELVSDRSNLAEMREEIAAKVESMIRDEKIDLVEFGEYSADGIVFQERNPDFPTVVRLHANSKMCALAGVGLVQKTYMHMRGRMKGLLEIDRLERKSAESADLVTSPSHWLSDFCVGEGWKISPRVIANPILVPDDGYEPSLNEELKVVSVARLCTLKGVDQYAGIINRVCGVDDRVTFDLVGQDTGYGIGRKKRWSEWLKKRIKREYLDRVNIRGGVPHHEIEGLLRGCDIAYFNSVFENFPYSHLEAMVNGLYTVVGSNGGAQELGEDGCSVVRVVREPGAIAEGILGGLRDQEKCLEVGRAGCEYVREHYHAPNIAKSMMALYESIV; via the coding sequence ATGAAGATTTTGTATGTATCGACGGTTTATCCGCCAGACAATGGATGGGGTGGGATAGGAACTTATGCGTATCACATTGCACAGGGGATGCATCGTTTAGGGCATGATGTGTACGTGTTATGTGGCGTGGTGGACGAGCCATATCGGCAAACAATTGATGGTGTGACGGTTGCGAGAGAGTTGGTATCCGATCGATCGAATTTGGCTGAGATGCGTGAAGAAATCGCGGCAAAAGTTGAGAGTATGATCAGAGATGAGAAGATTGATTTGGTCGAATTTGGTGAGTATTCGGCAGATGGGATTGTTTTTCAGGAGAGGAATCCGGATTTTCCAACAGTTGTACGGTTGCATGCGAACTCGAAGATGTGCGCATTGGCAGGGGTTGGGCTGGTTCAGAAAACATACATGCATATGCGCGGTCGGATGAAGGGGTTACTTGAGATTGATCGTTTAGAGAGAAAGTCTGCAGAGAGTGCGGATTTAGTGACGTCGCCGAGCCATTGGTTGTCAGATTTTTGTGTTGGAGAGGGATGGAAGATTTCGCCACGGGTTATCGCAAATCCTATTCTTGTGCCGGATGATGGGTATGAGCCGAGTCTGAATGAAGAACTGAAAGTTGTGTCAGTAGCGAGGCTCTGCACGCTTAAGGGTGTGGATCAATATGCAGGGATCATTAATCGGGTTTGTGGTGTTGATGATCGCGTCACGTTTGACCTTGTTGGTCAGGATACGGGTTACGGGATCGGGCGAAAGAAGAGGTGGTCTGAGTGGTTGAAGAAGCGTATCAAGCGTGAGTATTTGGATCGCGTGAATATCAGAGGTGGTGTGCCACATCATGAGATAGAGGGGTTGTTGCGTGGATGTGATATTGCATACTTCAACTCTGTATTTGAGAATTTTCCATACTCACATCTAGAAGCGATGGTGAACGGTTTATATACCGTTGTCGGGTCGAATGGTGGTGCGCAAGAACTGGGTGAGGATGGCTGTTCGGTTGTTAGAGTTGTGCGTGAACCGGGTGCGATCGCGGAAGGCATTTTGGGGGGATTGCGCGATCAAGAAAAATGTCTTGAGGTTGGTAGGGCGGGATGTGAATATGTGCGAGAGCATTATCATGCTCCCAATATTGCGAAAAGTATGATGGCGTTGTACGAGAGTATCGTTTAG
- a CDS encoding O-antigen ligase family protein, whose product MKESLFFSAPFFSSPLFVAIGGPNSFVYLFDLFVPFLIVSAVKQYRNATVDTKRMFWVIMLLAGLIPLLSVFVSNPTHSRFIRNTLINTWRVGGGMCLFLLAATCRFKVKGTLQRSFSVALLPMAVFTIFIFIAAFLQYKRYINANLLYGLFAGTFGSNEETTHALSVAGLFRGSMGIMGALAICTIFCIKDAKPFENAIAVAGALAGIGLILLSGSKTSLVIAVGIAGLNIFRLKSIGIKQTFYLGVAGFIGFFSLPMLLVMLPQKAVERTLAVFSGETFSAETFLTRMHRWTAAFERFQEFPAVFMGINPVSPDIETIGFYHNDWIGLLMHGGVFNLVLYIVMIWMGLFYIWRWRGRPNVMRSFGFFVIANLFVQGFSVSGLLPGYLFVSTVAFQLMYFGFVFNMQSEESLIAEDASVSVDEKETERLRTIGAAY is encoded by the coding sequence ATGAAAGAGTCACTGTTTTTCAGTGCGCCATTCTTTTCGAGCCCGTTGTTTGTTGCGATTGGTGGGCCGAACAGTTTTGTGTATTTGTTTGATTTATTCGTACCGTTTTTGATCGTATCGGCGGTGAAGCAGTATCGTAATGCGACGGTGGATACGAAGCGGATGTTCTGGGTGATTATGTTGTTGGCAGGGCTTATACCGTTACTATCGGTATTTGTATCGAATCCAACGCATAGCCGATTTATCCGTAATACGTTGATTAATACATGGCGAGTTGGTGGTGGGATGTGTTTATTCCTGTTGGCGGCGACATGCCGATTCAAGGTTAAAGGAACGCTGCAGCGGTCGTTCTCAGTTGCGTTATTGCCGATGGCGGTGTTTACGATCTTCATTTTTATTGCGGCGTTTTTGCAATACAAGCGTTATATCAATGCGAATCTGCTATATGGATTATTTGCGGGGACATTTGGAAGCAATGAAGAGACGACGCATGCGTTGTCGGTGGCGGGATTGTTCCGTGGGTCGATGGGGATCATGGGGGCGCTGGCGATTTGTACGATTTTCTGCATAAAGGATGCGAAGCCGTTTGAGAATGCGATCGCAGTTGCGGGGGCGTTAGCCGGAATTGGGTTGATTTTATTGTCGGGCTCGAAAACTTCATTGGTGATTGCTGTTGGTATTGCAGGTCTTAACATTTTCCGTTTGAAATCGATCGGTATTAAGCAGACATTCTATTTGGGTGTTGCTGGTTTTATTGGATTTTTTAGTTTACCGATGTTGTTGGTGATGCTGCCGCAGAAAGCGGTGGAGCGAACGCTTGCGGTGTTTTCGGGTGAAACGTTTTCGGCTGAGACGTTCTTAACGCGTATGCATCGATGGACTGCGGCGTTTGAGCGGTTCCAGGAATTTCCGGCGGTGTTTATGGGGATCAATCCGGTGAGTCCAGATATTGAGACGATCGGTTTTTATCATAATGACTGGATTGGTTTGCTCATGCACGGTGGTGTGTTCAATTTGGTTTTATACATTGTGATGATCTGGATGGGCTTGTTTTACATTTGGCGATGGCGTGGACGTCCGAATGTGATGCGATCGTTTGGCTTTTTTGTGATTGCGAATTTATTTGTTCAAGGATTCTCGGTTAGCGGGTTGTTGCCGGGGTATTTGTTTGTGTCAACGGTTGCGTTCCAATTGATGTACTTTGGTTTTGTATTCAATATGCAAAGTGAAGAGTCGTTGATAGCTGAGGATGCGAGTGTGAGTGTTGATGAAAAAGAAACAGAACGATTGCGAACAATCGGCGCTGCATATTGA
- a CDS encoding glycosyltransferase, translated as MNRKQNVYIAYNFFPHYRTPVFNELNKSKHFNFFYAANKFDPYVSKGDLIESSEICKQPNFVNLPCYLFFKHRILLQPKLITLPFKKDVHQIIYHGNPWWPCTWLSVLIAKSLGKKTYFWTHGWYRKESGIKSLLYNAFFRLPHGNLLYGHMSKCLAINEGINPDKLHVIYNSLDFDKQNQIRDSITEDDIQQTRQQLFPNSNAPIIVACARLTKLKKFHLLIEAAANLKKQGHNLNILLIGNGPEKDNLKKQAQNANLSLNLFGPCYDETQLAKLIMASKVTVMPGEVGLTAMQSLNFGTPVITHDDYAHQMPEWEAIIPNKNGSFFTNNDIPTLQAAIKNWTQTPDNSPQIKDNCTAIIHRLWNPHKQVQIIENALRGNPANDFTSATL; from the coding sequence ATGAATCGTAAACAAAACGTCTACATCGCATACAACTTCTTCCCGCACTATCGCACACCCGTCTTCAACGAGCTCAATAAAAGCAAGCATTTCAATTTCTTCTACGCCGCCAACAAGTTCGATCCCTACGTCTCAAAAGGTGATCTCATCGAATCCTCAGAAATTTGCAAGCAGCCAAACTTCGTCAACCTCCCCTGCTACCTCTTCTTCAAACACCGCATCCTCCTCCAACCCAAGCTCATCACACTTCCCTTCAAAAAAGACGTCCACCAAATCATCTACCACGGCAACCCTTGGTGGCCCTGCACTTGGCTCTCCGTTCTCATCGCCAAAAGCCTCGGCAAAAAAACCTACTTCTGGACCCACGGCTGGTATCGAAAAGAATCTGGCATCAAATCCCTTCTCTACAACGCCTTCTTTCGTCTCCCCCACGGCAACCTCCTCTACGGCCACATGTCCAAATGCCTCGCCATCAACGAAGGCATCAACCCCGACAAACTACACGTTATCTACAACTCACTCGACTTCGACAAGCAAAACCAAATCCGCGATTCCATCACCGAAGATGACATCCAGCAAACCCGCCAACAACTCTTCCCAAACAGCAACGCACCCATCATCGTCGCCTGCGCCCGTCTCACAAAACTCAAAAAATTCCACCTCCTCATCGAAGCCGCCGCCAACCTCAAAAAGCAAGGTCACAACCTCAACATCCTCCTCATCGGCAACGGTCCCGAAAAAGATAACCTGAAAAAACAAGCACAAAACGCCAACCTATCACTTAACCTCTTCGGCCCATGCTACGATGAAACACAACTCGCAAAACTCATCATGGCCTCCAAAGTCACCGTTATGCCCGGCGAAGTCGGCCTCACCGCCATGCAATCACTCAACTTCGGCACACCTGTCATCACCCACGACGACTACGCGCACCAAATGCCCGAATGGGAAGCGATCATCCCCAACAAAAACGGTTCATTCTTCACAAACAACGACATCCCAACCCTCCAGGCCGCCATCAAAAATTGGACACAAACCCCCGACAACTCACCGCAAATCAAAGACAACTGCACCGCTATCATCCATCGCCTCTGGAATCCGCACAAACAAGTTCAGATTATTGAAAACGCACTCCGCGGTAACCCCGCCAACGACTTCACCTCAGCCACACTATAG
- a CDS encoding glycosyltransferase family 2 protein has product MGSPTVTILVTTKNRKDELGVALDSCVNQAGVNEVFVLDDGSDDGTYEYVQENYPSIRIERQEESLGVIRARNYGVERAKSDVVITIDDDCVFQNNDVIGKLVEELYEDDRVWAVTIPSIDVKINPDRVIQKSPGEDAIYLGSAYRGGCHAVKRELFVGNGSYYGEMVRQGEESDICMRMIGKGYFVRLGNSGMLHHYESPVRNYKVIAHYNVRSNMLVMWRNIPMPIYMVHGLVTLLNLLKFCVKKKQFKSFFTGLFSSLGVILSGKAGRQSMTIQHYHLFEAIKRGKVKTLDEAVAWLEH; this is encoded by the coding sequence ATGGGATCACCAACAGTTACGATTTTAGTTACAACGAAGAACCGAAAAGATGAGTTGGGTGTGGCGCTCGATTCGTGTGTTAATCAGGCTGGGGTCAATGAAGTATTCGTACTGGATGACGGTTCGGATGATGGTACATATGAATATGTACAAGAGAACTATCCGTCGATTAGAATTGAGCGGCAAGAAGAATCGCTTGGTGTGATCCGGGCAAGAAACTACGGGGTGGAGCGTGCGAAGTCGGATGTGGTGATCACGATCGATGACGATTGTGTGTTTCAGAACAATGATGTGATTGGGAAGTTGGTTGAAGAGCTCTATGAGGATGATCGGGTGTGGGCGGTGACAATCCCGTCGATTGATGTGAAGATTAATCCTGATCGTGTGATACAGAAATCGCCAGGAGAGGATGCGATTTATTTGGGGTCGGCGTATCGTGGTGGATGCCATGCGGTGAAGCGGGAATTGTTTGTGGGGAATGGTTCGTATTATGGTGAAATGGTGCGGCAGGGTGAGGAGAGTGATATTTGTATGAGGATGATTGGGAAGGGATATTTTGTGAGGTTGGGTAATTCGGGGATGCTACATCATTATGAATCGCCGGTGAGGAATTATAAGGTGATTGCGCATTACAATGTGCGTAGCAATATGTTGGTGATGTGGCGTAACATTCCGATGCCGATTTATATGGTGCATGGCTTGGTGACGCTGCTGAATTTGTTAAAGTTTTGCGTGAAGAAGAAACAGTTTAAGTCGTTTTTTACAGGGCTTTTTTCGAGTCTGGGTGTGATTCTGTCTGGAAAAGCAGGGCGGCAGTCGATGACAATTCAGCATTATCATTTGTTTGAAGCGATCAAACGTGGGAAGGTGAAGACGCTTGATGAGGCGGTGGCTTGGTTAGAGCATTAG